One window from the genome of Streptomyces sp. NBC_01476 encodes:
- a CDS encoding glycosyltransferase family 4 protein — translation MTQLTQPAPQAAAPREIFFVANEVNELGGVARWQAQMAGLFAARGHKVTVIGIAPPEVPMDLGDHPPFDTVTLYEVRPPGRWRPRGPLDRVNLPARRREAAREKGVARTAAKLSALFRAAGPGAVIIVTQVWAMEWVALADTAGHPVIGMSHESYEYSRQSSRFQRVEKFYKDVDRLVLLTQEDADLWAGRGLNNVGFMPNPLPMMPEVPSPRTEKVVASVGRLSHQKGIDMLLDAWAEAAPLAPGWRLKIYGAGELEAPLKEQCTALGLDDSVEWAGQTGDVPGALRSASVFVQSSRGEGFPLALLEAMACGLPCAAFDCAPGVHEIIDDGVDGLLARPGNTSELARRLVRLMNDGEERDRMGELARRNVQRYTPESITQRWEDLFAFLER, via the coding sequence ATGACGCAGCTGACACAGCCCGCACCGCAGGCTGCCGCCCCGCGGGAGATCTTCTTCGTCGCCAACGAGGTCAACGAGCTGGGCGGAGTCGCCCGCTGGCAGGCCCAGATGGCGGGGCTGTTCGCCGCCCGCGGCCACAAGGTGACGGTGATCGGCATCGCCCCGCCCGAGGTGCCGATGGACCTCGGCGACCACCCGCCGTTCGACACCGTGACGCTGTACGAGGTCAGGCCGCCGGGCCGGTGGCGGCCCAGGGGCCCGCTGGACCGGGTCAACCTTCCCGCGCGCCGCCGGGAGGCGGCCCGCGAGAAGGGTGTCGCGCGCACCGCGGCGAAGCTCTCCGCGCTCTTCCGGGCGGCCGGACCCGGCGCCGTGATCATCGTCACCCAGGTGTGGGCGATGGAGTGGGTGGCGCTCGCCGACACCGCCGGGCACCCGGTGATCGGGATGAGCCACGAGTCGTACGAGTACTCGCGGCAGTCCTCGCGCTTCCAGCGGGTGGAGAAGTTCTACAAGGACGTGGACCGGCTGGTGCTGCTCACCCAGGAGGACGCCGATCTGTGGGCGGGCCGCGGGCTGAACAACGTCGGCTTCATGCCCAACCCGCTGCCGATGATGCCCGAGGTGCCCTCGCCGCGCACCGAGAAGGTGGTGGCCAGCGTCGGCCGGCTCAGCCACCAGAAGGGCATCGACATGCTGCTCGACGCCTGGGCGGAGGCGGCCCCGCTGGCGCCCGGCTGGCGGCTGAAGATCTACGGCGCCGGTGAGCTGGAGGCGCCGCTGAAGGAGCAGTGCACCGCGCTGGGCCTGGACGACTCGGTCGAGTGGGCAGGGCAGACCGGCGACGTCCCCGGGGCGCTGCGGAGCGCCTCGGTCTTCGTCCAGTCCTCGCGCGGTGAGGGCTTTCCGCTGGCGCTGCTGGAGGCGATGGCCTGCGGGCTGCCGTGCGCGGCCTTCGACTGCGCGCCCGGCGTGCACGAGATCATCGACGACGGCGTGGACGGGCTGCTGGCCCGCCCCGGCAACACCTCGGAGCTGGCCCGCCGGCTGGTCCGGCTGATGAACGACGGGGAGGAGCGCGACCGGATGGGCGAACTCGCCCGGCGGAACGTGCAGCGCTACACCCCGGAGTCCATCACCCAGCGCTGGGAAGACCTCTTCGCCTTCCTGGAACGCTGA
- a CDS encoding acyltransferase family protein — MIPHSLPKRLDSLTSLRFFAAFAVFTFHFTGNGGGTGFARAPVIFPYSMIGGQGVSFFFVLSGFLLMWVFKPHESPGVFYWRRVGRIWPAHLVALLLAIQAYYIMADLTIDWPSLIQSVFLVQTWAPHVTPTLPGNEVTWTLSVELLFYALFPLLGRIAAKCRTRWLVTATALGLVGMWLTDWISVNTAAPATAAWIMRLPVVYLPEFLLGMTVALAVRRGWRLPLRPIVPVLLLAAYVGLYYQGRENFTAGVAEQLDYTLRPAIAILSVLIILAFVQREVRGLRGVLNTRPLVLLGAWSYCFYLVHHSLSRIATYLWGRMPDNNYALLYLLAVGAVANALAWLLYQFVEEPAEKWWRRRTPRGWLAPKQATGGPVPAARTAPEPAGPVPVKEPVNESLNEPLNEPATEPAPANS; from the coding sequence GTGATCCCGCACTCCCTGCCCAAGCGCCTCGACTCCCTGACGAGTCTGCGCTTCTTCGCCGCCTTCGCGGTCTTCACCTTCCACTTCACCGGCAACGGCGGCGGCACCGGATTCGCGCGGGCGCCGGTCATCTTCCCGTACTCGATGATCGGCGGTCAGGGCGTCAGCTTCTTCTTCGTGCTCTCCGGCTTCCTGCTGATGTGGGTCTTCAAGCCGCACGAGAGCCCGGGGGTCTTCTACTGGCGCCGCGTCGGCCGCATCTGGCCGGCCCATCTGGTGGCCCTGCTGCTGGCGATCCAGGCGTACTACATCATGGCCGACCTCACGATCGACTGGCCGAGCCTGATCCAGTCGGTCTTCCTCGTCCAGACCTGGGCCCCGCACGTCACCCCGACCCTGCCGGGGAACGAGGTCACCTGGACGCTCAGCGTCGAACTGCTCTTCTACGCGCTCTTCCCGCTGCTGGGCCGGATCGCCGCGAAGTGCAGGACCCGCTGGCTCGTGACCGCCACCGCGCTCGGCCTGGTGGGCATGTGGCTGACCGACTGGATCTCCGTCAACACCGCGGCCCCGGCCACCGCCGCCTGGATCATGCGGCTGCCGGTGGTCTACCTGCCGGAGTTCCTGCTCGGTATGACGGTGGCGCTGGCCGTCAGGCGCGGCTGGCGGCTGCCGCTGCGGCCGATCGTTCCGGTGCTGCTGCTGGCGGCCTATGTGGGCCTGTACTACCAGGGCCGGGAGAACTTCACGGCGGGCGTGGCCGAGCAGCTGGACTACACCCTGCGGCCGGCCATCGCGATCCTGTCGGTGCTGATCATCCTGGCCTTCGTGCAGCGGGAGGTACGGGGGCTGCGCGGGGTGCTCAACACCCGTCCGCTGGTGCTGCTCGGCGCGTGGTCGTACTGCTTCTACCTGGTCCACCACTCGCTGAGCCGGATCGCCACCTACCTGTGGGGGCGGATGCCGGACAACAACTACGCGCTGCTGTATCTGCTGGCGGTGGGCGCGGTCGCCAACGCCCTGGCGTGGCTGCTCTACCAGTTCGTGGAGGAGCCGGCCGAGAAGTGGTGGCGCCGGCGGACCCCGAGGGGGTGGCTGGCGCCGAAGCAGGCGACCGGAGGACCGGTCCCCGCCGCCCGCACCGCACCGGAACCGGCCGGGCCCGTACCGGTGAAGGAACCGGTGAACGAGTCCCTGAATGAGCCGCTGAACGAACCGGCGACCGAGCCGGCACCCGCGAACAGCTAG
- a CDS encoding glycosyltransferase family 2 protein yields MTRVSVVVITYNDAEHVTTAVESALAQGDAIGEVIVVDDRSTDTTTDVLAPLLAADPRLRLLPRTTNSGGCGTPRNDGIGAATCPYLLFLDSDDVLPPGAVDALLEIAERQRADVTAGRAIRRELPGRRDTVWAPDLYDTAAGATLPGTVLQGIADHPELLWDTLSVNKLYRTAFLRDRRITFPDGAFHYEDFVFTARLYAAAPRIAFTDAPVYIWHVRRQATRLSISLRRADIANWRHRIAAHRGVVDTLQDAGAYGLAEAAQAKFLDYDLPMYVRELPQRTPEYVREWWRSTRDYVGGFDREGIALASVPARWTVRALTAPGADEPEPGVAGLGRLVELAARPPRLIPPYGTLPPPELAELGTAELPVTVDARVHTGPHTRLDLRVHELYGRLVALHPVAVRVELTERGSAKPAISLEAPLVGEGDGWTAVVRLNTGDLARGGRLAVWHIRAELRYAGTGERTPVEVRAANGQEVRRGAVVRPTGQVLLVQTHITAGRALILRVADGVQGARRVAGGRLRRMLGR; encoded by the coding sequence ATGACACGCGTCAGCGTCGTCGTGATCACCTACAACGACGCCGAACATGTCACCACCGCCGTGGAATCGGCTCTCGCCCAGGGCGACGCGATCGGTGAGGTCATCGTCGTCGACGACCGCTCGACCGACACCACCACCGACGTCCTCGCCCCGCTGCTGGCCGCCGATCCCCGCCTGCGACTGCTGCCCCGCACCACCAACAGCGGTGGCTGCGGCACTCCCCGCAACGACGGCATCGGCGCCGCCACCTGCCCGTATCTCCTCTTCCTCGACAGCGACGACGTCCTGCCCCCCGGCGCCGTCGACGCCCTGCTGGAGATCGCCGAGCGGCAGCGCGCGGACGTGACGGCCGGCCGGGCGATCCGCCGCGAACTGCCCGGCCGCCGGGACACCGTCTGGGCGCCCGACCTTTACGACACCGCGGCCGGCGCCACCCTCCCCGGCACCGTGCTGCAGGGCATCGCCGACCACCCCGAACTGCTCTGGGACACCCTGTCGGTCAACAAGCTCTACCGCACCGCCTTCCTCCGCGACCGCCGGATCACCTTCCCCGACGGCGCCTTCCACTACGAGGACTTCGTCTTCACCGCCCGCCTCTACGCCGCGGCCCCCCGGATCGCCTTCACCGACGCACCCGTCTACATCTGGCACGTCCGAAGGCAGGCGACCCGGCTGTCCATCTCGCTGCGCCGCGCCGACATCGCCAACTGGCGCCACCGCATCGCCGCCCACCGCGGCGTCGTGGACACCCTGCAGGACGCGGGCGCGTACGGCCTCGCCGAGGCCGCGCAGGCGAAGTTCCTCGACTACGACCTGCCGATGTACGTACGGGAGCTGCCGCAGCGCACCCCGGAGTACGTGCGGGAGTGGTGGCGGTCCACCCGCGACTACGTGGGCGGCTTCGACCGCGAGGGCATCGCCCTCGCCTCGGTCCCGGCCCGCTGGACCGTCCGCGCCCTCACCGCGCCCGGCGCCGACGAGCCGGAGCCGGGCGTGGCCGGGCTCGGCCGGCTGGTGGAGCTGGCCGCCCGCCCGCCTCGGCTGATCCCCCCGTACGGCACGCTGCCACCGCCCGAGCTGGCCGAGCTCGGCACGGCGGAGCTGCCGGTCACGGTGGACGCCCGGGTGCACACCGGCCCGCACACCCGCCTGGACCTGCGGGTGCACGAACTGTACGGACGGCTGGTCGCCCTGCACCCGGTCGCGGTCCGCGTGGAGCTGACCGAGCGCGGCAGCGCCAAGCCCGCGATCAGCCTGGAGGCCCCGCTGGTGGGGGAGGGCGACGGCTGGACCGCCGTGGTGCGGCTGAACACCGGTGACCTGGCCCGTGGCGGCCGGCTCGCGGTGTGGCACATCAGGGCGGAACTCAGATACGCCGGCACCGGTGAGCGCACCCCCGTCGAGGTACGGGCCGCCAACGGCCAGGAGGTGCGGCGCGGCGCGGTGGTCCGCCCGACCGGCCAGGTGCTGCTGGTGCAGACCCACATCACCGCGGGCCGGGCGCTGATCCTGCGGGTCGCCGACGGCGTGCAGGGCGCCCGCCGGGTGGCCGGCGGGCGGCTGCGCCGGATGCTGGGCCGCTGA
- the obgE gene encoding GTPase ObgE: MTTFVDRVELHVAAGNGGHGCASVHREKFKPLGGPDGGNGGRGGDVILVVDQDVTTLLDYHHSPHRKATNGKPGEGGNRSGKDGTDLVLPVPNGTVVLDKQGNVLADLVGQGTTYIAGQGGRGGLGNAALASARRKAPGFALLGEPGQAQDVVLELKTVADVALVGYPSAGKSSLISVLSAAKPKIADYPFTTLVPNLGVVNAGSTVYTIADVPGLIPGASQGRGLGLEFLRHVERCSVLVHVLDTATLESDRDPLSDLDTIEAELRAYDGGLEDRPRLIVLNKIDVTDGRELAEMIKPDLEARGYQVFEVSAVSHEGLKELSFALAKIVAETRAAQPVEESTRVVIRPQAVDDAGFTVTHEGENLYRVRGEKPERWVRQTDFANDEAVGYLADRLNRLGVEDELVKAGARAGDGVAIGPDDDAVVFDWEPSLAAGAEMLGRRGEDHRFDAPRAAVTRRRDKQAERDEVDAEFKEFDPFQH, from the coding sequence ATGACCACCTTCGTGGACCGCGTCGAGCTGCATGTCGCCGCGGGTAACGGGGGCCACGGCTGCGCCTCCGTGCACCGGGAGAAGTTCAAGCCGCTCGGCGGCCCGGACGGCGGGAACGGCGGACGTGGCGGGGACGTGATCCTGGTGGTCGACCAGGACGTCACCACCCTGCTCGACTACCACCACAGCCCGCACCGCAAGGCCACCAACGGCAAGCCCGGCGAGGGCGGCAACCGCTCCGGCAAGGACGGTACGGACCTGGTGCTGCCGGTGCCCAACGGCACGGTGGTGCTGGACAAGCAGGGCAACGTCCTGGCGGACCTGGTCGGCCAGGGCACCACGTACATCGCCGGCCAGGGCGGACGCGGCGGCCTCGGCAACGCGGCGCTGGCCTCGGCCCGCCGCAAGGCCCCCGGCTTCGCGCTGCTGGGCGAGCCCGGCCAGGCGCAGGACGTGGTGCTGGAGCTGAAGACGGTCGCGGACGTGGCGCTCGTCGGTTACCCGAGCGCGGGCAAGTCCTCGCTGATCTCGGTGCTTTCGGCGGCCAAGCCGAAGATCGCGGACTATCCGTTCACCACGCTGGTGCCCAACCTCGGTGTGGTGAACGCGGGTTCGACGGTCTACACGATCGCGGACGTGCCCGGGCTGATCCCCGGGGCGAGCCAGGGGCGCGGGCTCGGGCTGGAGTTCCTGCGGCACGTGGAGCGCTGCTCGGTGCTGGTGCATGTGCTGGACACCGCGACGCTGGAGTCCGACCGGGACCCGCTGAGCGATCTCGACACCATCGAGGCGGAACTGCGCGCGTACGACGGGGGGCTGGAGGACCGGCCGCGGCTCATCGTGCTCAACAAGATCGACGTCACCGACGGCCGTGAGCTGGCCGAGATGATCAAGCCGGATCTGGAGGCCCGCGGGTATCAGGTCTTCGAGGTGTCCGCGGTCTCGCACGAAGGGCTCAAGGAGCTGTCGTTCGCGCTGGCGAAGATCGTCGCCGAGACGCGGGCGGCGCAGCCGGTGGAGGAGTCCACCCGGGTCGTCATCCGGCCGCAGGCGGTGGACGACGCGGGCTTCACGGTCACCCACGAGGGTGAGAATCTCTACCGGGTGCGTGGCGAGAAGCCCGAACGCTGGGTCCGCCAGACGGACTTCGCCAACGACGAGGCGGTCGGCTACCTCGCGGACCGTCTCAACCGGCTCGGCGTCGAGGACGAACTCGTCAAGGCCGGCGCCCGCGCCGGCGACGGCGTCGCCATCGGCCCCGACGACGACGCGGTCGTCTTCGACTGGGAGCCGTCCCTGGCAGCCGGCGCGGAAATGCTCGGCCGCCGCGGCGAGGATCACCGTTTCGACGCCCCGCGCGCCGCGGTCACCCGCCGCCGTGACAAGCAGGCGGAGCGCGACGAGGTGGACGCGGAGTTCAAGGAGTTCGACCCCTTCCAGCACTGA
- the rpmA gene encoding 50S ribosomal protein L27, protein MAHKKGASSTRNGRDSNAQRLGVKRFGGQVVNAGEIIVRQRGTHFHPGSGVGIGKDDTLFALSAGAVEFGTKRGRRVVNIVPAA, encoded by the coding sequence ATGGCACACAAGAAGGGCGCATCGTCCACTCGGAACGGTCGCGACTCCAATGCTCAGCGGCTCGGCGTGAAGCGCTTCGGCGGTCAGGTCGTCAACGCCGGTGAGATCATCGTCCGCCAGCGCGGCACCCACTTCCACCCGGGCTCCGGCGTCGGCATCGGCAAGGACGACACGCTGTTCGCCCTGTCGGCCGGTGCGGTCGAGTTCGGCACGAAGCGCGGGCGTCGCGTCGTGAACATCGTTCCGGCCGCCTGA
- the rplU gene encoding 50S ribosomal protein L21 — MYAIVRSGGRQHKVAVGDIVEVDKIPTGKVGDAVALSTLLVVDGEAVTSDPWVLAGIKVEAEIVDHHKGQKIDILRYKNKTGYRRRQGHRQQYTALKITGIPAAAK; from the coding sequence GTGTACGCGATCGTGCGTAGTGGTGGCCGCCAGCACAAGGTGGCCGTCGGCGACATCGTCGAGGTTGACAAGATTCCCACCGGCAAGGTCGGCGACGCGGTCGCGCTCTCGACACTGCTCGTCGTGGACGGCGAAGCCGTCACCAGCGACCCGTGGGTGCTCGCCGGGATCAAGGTCGAGGCCGAGATCGTGGACCACCACAAGGGCCAGAAGATCGACATCCTGCGCTACAAGAACAAGACCGGTTACCGCCGTCGCCAGGGTCACCGCCAGCAGTACACGGCGCTGAAGATCACCGGCATTCCCGCGGCTGCGAAGTAA
- a CDS encoding Rne/Rng family ribonuclease, with the protein MPDQTDPTKSHQTDQSNQTDRTDSGQDAAAPDDAAAPRRRRRAASRPAGAPEVSTPEDGAAETEAPAPRRRATRKTAASAAEADSEGAGTEEAPAPARARRTRKATASAAEAEGGPTEETEAAPARRRATRKATAAAEPAAAEDAAPEEAAAPARTRRTRKATAPAGAPAASAPDETAEAPAAEGETEAAPARARRRATRKSAAPAETTSETAAAPSAPAAPEAADEPAAETDAAPPRARRRATRQSAAPAPAAEAATVVTEPAAPAAASEDVTPAAEDAAPPRARRRATRQAAAPAPAGEAVVESAPAAAASEDVTPAAEDAAPPRARRRATRQAAAPAPAGEAVVESAPAAAASEDVTPAAEDAAPPRARRRATRQSAAPAPAAEAAEAPAAPSTPAAAPVQNGRTSGGRPAEGEGRSRRRGQKGNTVATFSAGEGSRRLRPGSLAPQDEAAAVLRTEDDAEPSTYIGKPFRDGDGWGVEIQDAYEIRGYGETVEDATAEAAAAVAEAFGVPFGSVTIELRGGEEEQPQGRGRRRGGRPAVAVFQPPVFQAPAAVVAVPVPEADAGEDEAADDTGEDEATDEHESRTPRRRRRRRGGGGAPEQVAEATTVADEPEVEDAEEPEEADDTGEGEDERPSRRRRRGGRRRRRGDSTEPEQEHDEESASEEDEPEHDEEQDEAADEQADDDHGGSSSSRRRRRRRRRGSDGPADDSGTADGDDPERTVVKVREPRPSQRYEGGTGADEVQSIKGSTRLEAKKQRRREGREQGRRRVPIITEAEFLARREAVERVMVVRQNGERTQIGVLEDNVLVEHYVNKEQSTSYVGNVYLGKVQNVLPSMEAAFVDIGKGRNAVLYAGEVNFEALGHSGGPRRIEAALKSGQSVLVQVTKDPIGHKGARLTSQVSLPGRYLVYVPEGSMTGISRKLPDTERARLKTILKKIVPEDAGVIVRTAAEGASEDELRRDVERLQGQWSDIQKKAKGSGSSNAPTLLYGEPDMTVRVVRDIFNEDFTKVIVSGDEAWSTIHEYVANVAPDLVDRLTRWTSEVDVFATYRIDEQLLKALDRKVWLPSGGSLVIDKTEAMVVVDVNTGKFTGQGGNLEETVTRNNLEAAEEIVRQLRLRDLGGIVVIDFIDMVLESNRDLVMRRLLECLGRDRTKHQVAEVTSLGLVQMTRKRVGQGLLESFSETCVHCNGRGVIVHMDQATTTGGGGKRKRRGGRGTGAAAGEHDHEHVLDAEDVEVIDTEELDADTEDELPELEPIEVGESELVPSAGDPEEEWFGSAAEAEAAAGPRGRSRRRGSRKATAPAGAPPAADREPEPAVVVVPVSEPVVDVEPEVSTEPPARTRRRATRKATAPAGSPAAADEAAVVVVAADPVVVVTPEPESVPEVSTEPPTRTRRRATRKVTAPAGSPAAAEDAAVVVVPNAAPAQDTSDDDAEPKKRAPRKAAAKKTAKKAATKKAAAKKTTAKKAATKKAATSAE; encoded by the coding sequence ATGCCCGACCAGACCGACCCGACCAAGTCCCATCAGACCGATCAGTCCAATCAGACCGACCGGACCGATTCCGGCCAGGACGCCGCCGCACCGGACGACGCCGCGGCCCCGCGCCGCCGCCGTCGCGCCGCCTCCCGCCCCGCCGGGGCCCCGGAGGTCAGCACACCGGAGGACGGCGCCGCCGAGACCGAGGCGCCGGCGCCGCGCCGCCGCGCCACCCGCAAGACCGCGGCCTCCGCCGCCGAGGCCGACTCCGAAGGCGCCGGCACCGAAGAGGCGCCCGCCCCGGCCCGCGCCCGCCGGACCCGTAAGGCCACCGCTTCCGCCGCCGAGGCGGAAGGCGGCCCCACCGAAGAGACCGAGGCAGCGCCGGCCCGGCGCCGCGCCACCCGTAAGGCAACGGCTGCCGCCGAGCCCGCGGCGGCCGAGGACGCGGCACCCGAAGAGGCCGCCGCGCCCGCCCGTACCCGGCGGACCCGTAAGGCCACCGCACCTGCTGGGGCGCCCGCCGCCTCCGCGCCGGACGAGACCGCCGAGGCTCCCGCCGCCGAAGGCGAGACCGAGGCCGCACCGGCCCGCGCCCGCCGCCGGGCCACCCGGAAGTCGGCGGCGCCCGCCGAGACCACCAGCGAGACCGCCGCCGCCCCGAGCGCCCCGGCCGCCCCGGAAGCCGCCGATGAGCCGGCCGCCGAAACCGACGCCGCGCCGCCGCGTGCCCGCCGCCGTGCGACCCGGCAGAGCGCCGCGCCCGCGCCCGCCGCCGAGGCCGCCACCGTGGTCACCGAGCCCGCCGCTCCGGCCGCCGCCAGCGAGGACGTCACTCCCGCGGCTGAGGACGCGGCCCCGCCGCGCGCTCGCCGCCGCGCCACCCGGCAGGCCGCTGCTCCGGCGCCTGCCGGTGAAGCGGTGGTCGAGAGCGCTCCGGCCGCCGCCGCCAGCGAGGACGTCACTCCCGCGGCTGAGGACGCGGCGCCGCCGCGCGCTCGCCGCCGCGCCACCCGGCAGGCCGCTGCTCCGGCGCCTGCCGGTGAAGCGGTGGTCGAGAGCGCTCCGGCCGCCGCCGCCAGCGAGGACGTCACTCCCGCGGCTGAGGACGCGGCCCCGCCGCGCGCCCGCCGTCGCGCCACCCGGCAGAGCGCCGCGCCCGCGCCCGCCGCCGAGGCTGCCGAGGCCCCGGCCGCACCGAGCACCCCCGCTGCCGCCCCGGTCCAGAACGGGCGGACGTCCGGCGGACGCCCCGCCGAGGGCGAGGGCCGGTCCCGGCGCCGCGGACAGAAGGGGAACACCGTCGCGACCTTCTCCGCAGGTGAGGGATCGCGCCGGCTGCGCCCCGGTTCGCTGGCGCCGCAGGACGAGGCCGCCGCCGTCCTCCGTACCGAGGACGACGCCGAGCCGAGCACGTACATCGGCAAGCCGTTCCGGGACGGGGACGGCTGGGGCGTCGAGATCCAGGACGCCTACGAGATCCGCGGTTACGGCGAGACCGTCGAGGACGCGACCGCGGAGGCCGCCGCGGCCGTGGCGGAAGCGTTCGGCGTGCCCTTCGGGTCCGTGACGATCGAACTGCGCGGCGGCGAGGAGGAGCAGCCGCAGGGACGTGGCCGCCGGCGCGGCGGACGCCCCGCGGTGGCGGTCTTCCAGCCGCCGGTGTTCCAGGCACCCGCCGCGGTGGTCGCCGTACCCGTGCCCGAGGCCGACGCCGGTGAGGACGAGGCGGCCGACGACACGGGCGAGGACGAGGCCACCGACGAGCACGAGAGCCGGACCCCGCGCCGTCGCCGCCGTCGCCGTGGCGGTGGCGGCGCCCCCGAGCAGGTGGCCGAGGCCACCACCGTCGCCGACGAGCCCGAGGTGGAGGACGCCGAGGAGCCGGAGGAGGCCGACGACACGGGCGAGGGCGAGGACGAGCGTCCGTCGCGCCGCCGTCGCAGGGGCGGCCGTCGCCGCCGTCGCGGTGACTCCACCGAGCCCGAGCAGGAGCACGACGAGGAGAGCGCGTCCGAGGAGGACGAGCCGGAGCACGACGAGGAGCAGGACGAGGCCGCCGACGAGCAGGCCGACGACGACCACGGCGGCTCCAGCTCCAGCCGCCGCCGGCGCCGTCGCCGCCGCCGCGGTTCCGACGGCCCCGCCGACGACAGCGGTACCGCCGACGGCGACGACCCGGAGCGGACCGTCGTCAAGGTCCGCGAGCCGCGCCCGAGCCAGCGGTACGAAGGCGGCACCGGCGCCGACGAGGTGCAGTCCATCAAGGGCTCCACCCGCCTGGAGGCCAAGAAGCAGCGCCGCCGTGAAGGCCGCGAGCAGGGCCGCCGCCGGGTGCCGATCATCACCGAGGCCGAGTTCCTCGCCCGCCGTGAGGCGGTCGAGCGGGTCATGGTGGTCCGGCAGAACGGCGAGCGCACCCAGATCGGCGTGCTGGAGGACAACGTCCTCGTCGAGCACTACGTCAACAAGGAGCAGTCCACCAGCTACGTCGGCAACGTCTACCTGGGCAAGGTCCAGAACGTGCTGCCGTCGATGGAGGCCGCCTTCGTCGACATCGGCAAGGGCCGCAACGCGGTGCTCTACGCCGGTGAGGTCAACTTCGAGGCGCTCGGCCACTCCGGCGGCCCGCGCCGGATCGAAGCCGCGCTGAAGTCCGGCCAGTCGGTCCTGGTGCAGGTCACCAAGGACCCGATCGGCCACAAGGGCGCCCGCCTGACCAGCCAGGTCTCGCTGCCCGGCCGCTATCTGGTCTACGTGCCCGAGGGCTCGATGACCGGCATCAGCCGCAAGCTGCCCGACACCGAGCGGGCCCGGCTGAAGACCATCCTGAAGAAGATCGTCCCCGAGGACGCCGGCGTCATCGTGCGCACCGCGGCCGAGGGCGCCAGCGAGGACGAGCTGCGCCGCGACGTCGAACGGCTCCAGGGCCAGTGGTCGGACATCCAGAAGAAGGCGAAGGGCAGCGGCAGTTCGAACGCGCCGACGCTGCTCTACGGCGAGCCCGACATGACCGTGCGGGTGGTCCGCGACATCTTCAACGAGGACTTCACCAAGGTCATCGTCAGCGGCGACGAGGCGTGGTCGACGATCCACGAGTACGTCGCCAATGTCGCGCCCGACCTGGTGGACCGGCTGACGCGCTGGACGTCGGAGGTGGACGTCTTCGCGACGTACCGCATCGACGAGCAGCTGCTCAAGGCGCTGGACCGCAAGGTGTGGCTGCCGTCCGGCGGCTCGCTGGTGATCGACAAGACCGAGGCGATGGTCGTGGTCGACGTCAACACCGGCAAGTTCACCGGCCAGGGCGGCAACCTGGAGGAGACCGTCACCCGCAACAACCTGGAGGCGGCCGAGGAGATCGTCCGGCAGCTGCGGCTGCGGGACCTCGGCGGCATCGTGGTGATCGACTTCATCGACATGGTGCTGGAGTCCAACCGCGACCTGGTCATGCGGCGGCTGCTGGAGTGCCTGGGCCGGGACCGGACCAAGCACCAGGTGGCCGAGGTCACCTCGCTGGGCCTGGTGCAGATGACCCGCAAGCGGGTCGGCCAGGGACTGCTGGAGTCGTTCTCCGAGACGTGCGTGCACTGCAACGGCCGCGGCGTCATCGTCCACATGGACCAGGCGACGACCACCGGTGGCGGCGGCAAGCGCAAGCGGCGCGGCGGGCGCGGAACCGGCGCCGCCGCGGGCGAGCACGATCACGAGCACGTGCTGGACGCCGAGGACGTCGAGGTCATCGACACCGAGGAACTCGACGCGGACACCGAGGACGAGCTGCCCGAGCTGGAGCCGATCGAGGTCGGCGAGTCGGAGCTGGTGCCGTCGGCGGGCGACCCGGAGGAGGAGTGGTTCGGCAGCGCCGCCGAGGCGGAGGCCGCCGCGGGTCCGCGGGGCCGGAGCCGCCGGCGCGGCTCCCGCAAGGCCACCGCGCCCGCGGGCGCGCCGCCCGCCGCGGACCGCGAGCCGGAGCCTGCCGTGGTCGTGGTGCCGGTGAGCGAGCCGGTCGTCGACGTCGAGCCCGAGGTCTCCACCGAGCCGCCGGCCCGTACCCGGCGCCGTGCCACCCGCAAGGCCACTGCCCCGGCCGGTTCGCCGGCCGCGGCGGACGAGGCGGCCGTCGTGGTCGTCGCGGCCGACCCGGTGGTGGTCGTCACCCCCGAGCCGGAGTCCGTGCCCGAGGTCTCCACCGAGCCCCCGACCCGTACCCGGCGCCGTGCCACCCGCAAGGTGACCGCCCCGGCCGGTTCGCCGGCCGCGGCCGAGGACGCGGCGGTTGTCGTCGTCCCCAACGCGGCCCCGGCGCAGGACACTTCGGACGACGACGCGGAGCCCAAGAAGCGGGCCCCGCGCAAGGCGGCCGCCAAGAAGACCGCGAAGAAGGCGGCCACGAAGAAGGCAGCCGCCAAGAAGACCACGGCCAAGAAGGCGGCCACCAAGAAGGCCGCCACGTCCGCGGAGTAG